The genome window CCCGCCGCACGCTGCTGTACACCGAGATGATCACCACGGGCGCGATCCTGCACGGGGACCGCGACCGGCACCTGTCGTTTGGCGAGGCCGAGCATCCGGTGGCCCTGCAACTGGGCGGCAGCGACGCGGCGGCGCTGGCCGAATGCGCCCGCATCGCCACGGGATACGGCTACGACGAGATCAACCTGAACTGCGGCTGCCCCAGTGACCGCGTCAGCAGCGGCTCCTTCGGCGCGTGCCTGATGGCCTCACCGGACGTGGTGGCCCGCGCAGTGGAGGCCATGCGCGGCGCGACCACGTTGCCGGTCACCGTCAAGCACCGCATCGGCATCGACGATCTGGACCGCTACGAACACCTGGCCCACTTTGTGCGGACAGTGGCGGCGGCCGGCTGCGAGACCATGATTGTCCACGCCCGCAAGGCGTGGCTGTCGGGCCTCTCGCCCAGGGAGAACCGGGAGATTCCACCGCTGCGCCACGACGTGGTGCGCCAGCTTAAAGCTGACTTTCCAGGGCTGACCATCGTCCTGAACGGCGGCCTGCTGACCCTGGAGGACGCGCAGAATGCCCTGGCCTGGGCCGACGGCGCGATGATCGGGCGGGCGGCCTATCACACGCCGTTTCTTCTGGCGGCGGCGGACCGCGACGTGTTTGGCGAAGCCGTGACGCCCCCCACCCGCCGCGAGGCTATCGAGGCGTTCCTGCCCCACGTGGCCGCCGAACTGGAAGGGGGACAACCCCTGAACCGCATGATGCGGCATACGCTGGGGCTGTTCGCCGGACAGCCCGGAGCACGGCACTGGAAACGGACCCTCAGCGAGCAGGGGCACAAGCCAGGCGCAGGCCTGCCGGTGGTGCGCGAGGCGCTGGCGGGTGTGCCGAACGGGGTGCTGGACGCTCGCCCCGGCACGCCGGAGGGTCAGGAAACGCAGCCTGTGGCAGGCTAGCCTTCCGGCTACTTCAGCGTGACCGTGCCGCCAAAGGTGGCCGAGACATTGAATTGCTCGGGCAGCACCTCTTCGAAGCTGGCCAGGTTGCCCGACATGGCCGTGATCCAGCCCTCATAGGCCCCGGCAGGGACAGCGGCCCCCACCTGCAAGGTGGTTGGCAGCGCCGTGGCGTAGACCGAGACCGCCATCGGGTCGTCTGACTGGGCCGCCACCTGCCCGCGCAGGACCGGGCCGCTGCCCATCCGCTGACCGGCCAGTGAGGAGGTCTCCAAGCGGCGGTTCCCCACGTAGGCGTAGAGCCATCTGGAGTTCGCTGGAACCTCGCCAGAGAAAGTGACGTCCCGCCCGTTGCCGCTTGCCGTGGGTCCTTTTACAAAGTCCAGCACCGCTTCAGGCGCAGGCAGGGACGCCGTGGTTTCGTAGCTCACGCCGTTCTGGGGCAGGCTGGCCCGGTATTCCCCCGCCGGGTACTTTGAGGCGTCCGGCAAGGCCCACCAGCACGCCCGCTCTACCGCGTTCTGCGACAGCGCGCAGGTCAGGGTCTCGTTGCCAGGGGCCGTGACCGTGTACGTCGAGGCCTGGGCCTCCCCACTTTCCGGGCGGTACCGGACGGCGACAAAGCGCCCCGGCGTGGCTCCGGCAGGCTGGAGGTTCCACACGTAGGTTCCCACCGCCAGTTCCAGACCGTAGGTCGAGACCGCCAGGGCGGCCTGCCGGCCATCCGCGCTGGCCGTGAGTACCACCGGGCGGTCCGTAGCCGTCAGGCGTTTGACCGTCAACTGGCCCTGGGCATCCACGGCGATCACGTCGGGCTGACTGGAGGTATACGTCGCTGTAGTGGGCAGAGCATTGCCACTGGGACCGCGCAACGTGGCCGTCAGGCTGGCCGGTGCACCGACGGCCAGCGATGTCTGGCCTGCCAGATCCAGCGTGGCAGAAGTTGATGGAGCGCCGCCACAGGCGCTGAGGACGGCGGTGAGAAACAGGGCAGCGGACAACAACACTCTGGGCATGCGGGCTCCTTGATTCCGCCCAGCATAGAGCGGTCCAGACGGTCCGCAGCACCCCAGCACCCCACCCACCCCGTTGGGGGGGAGGGCAGGTGAACCGGCCTCTGTCCTTCCAGCACAGAGAAGTGGACAGCCCATGCAGGAGCCGTCCACGACATTCAAAAAACCGAAGTCAAGCTTTCAGGCCACGAGGCTCAGGCCGCGCCCACCTTCTCGGCGATGATGCCCTCGATGTACCCCACGACGCTCTTGAGCGGTACACGCGTCAGCACGTCTTCCAGGAAGGCCGTGACCAGCATCTTCTCGGCCAGTTCCTGCCGGATGCCGCGCGAGCGCAGGAAGAACAGCTGCTCCTCATCCACCGGACCCGTGGTGCTGCCGTGGCTGCAACGCACGTCGTTGGCATTGATCTCCAGCTGCGGCACGCTGAAGTTGCGGGCCTCGCTGGACAGCATCAGCGTGCGGTGCTTCTGGTAGGCGTCGGTCTTCTGCGCGCCCAGATCCACCTTGATCATGCCGCTGAATACGCCCACGCTCTGATCGTCGCCCACGCCCTTGTACAGCAGATCGCTGTAGGCATTGGCGGCGGCGTGGTGCTGCAGGGTGTAGTGGTCAAAGTGCTGGTCCTCGTTGGCAAAGTACAGCGCCAGCATCTCGGAGTTGGACCCCTGACCCAGCAGGTGGCTCTGCATTTCCGTGCGGCTCAGGGTGCCGCCCATGGTGACCACCAGGCTGTTGAGGGTGGCGTCCCGGCCCACCTGACCGCGCTGGCGCTGGATGTGGGTCACGCCCTTGCCCCAGTTCTGAATGGACACGTAGCGCAGGCGGGCGCCGTCCTTGACCACCAGTTCCACCGCGCCAATCGCGTAGGTGCCGGGCAGCTCCTCGGAGTCCTGCTCGTCGATGAATGTGACCTGGGCGTTTTCCTCGGCCACCACCAGCGTGCGGGTCGCCGTGAAGGTGCCGGCCTCGCTCATCACGCGGAACGAGCCCAGCGGCAGGTCCACTTCCACGCCGCGCGGCACGTACACGAACGCGCCGTTGGTCCACAGGGCGGCGGCCAGCGCGGAGAACTTGCCCTCGCTGGGGTCGGGGGACTTGCTGGGGGTGGTGCCGGGAGCGGCGATGGTGGTGTCGTCCGGCACTTCAGCGGGGACCACGCTGTAGAGGTACTGCTGCACCTTGTCGGCGTGCTGCTCCACTGCGGTCTTGAGATCGGTGAAGATCACGCCCTTGGCGGTCAGTTCGGCAGGGAGTTCGGTGCGATAGACCACGTCCGGGCCGTCCAGCACCAGGAACGCGCCCACATCCGTACCCTTCAGGCGCTTTTGCACGCTGGCGGGCAGCCTGGAAATGTCGGAAACGACCTCGCGCTTGGGGTGGGGATGCAGCTGGCCGAAGTCCACGTTGACCTGGGTGTACTTCCAGGCCTCCACGCCGCTGTGCGGCACTTCCAGGGTGTCGAACAGTTCAAAGCTGGCCTTGCGCTTGGCGGTCAACCATTCGGGGCCGCTGTGCTGGGAGAGTTGTTCGCTGAGTTGGGTCATTGTTCCTCCTGAAGGTCAAAGGCCGGACTTACCGGAAAAAGGATTCGACTTCTAAGACGAAGCCGCCCGGTGTATGGAAGTAAAAGGTCAGCCGCCCATGGTTCTCGCTGGGAGGCGGGATGGTGTAGCCACCGTCCGTGAGTTGCTGGTAAATGGCGTGCACCTGCTCGGGCGTGTCCTGCAGAAAGCCGATGTGAAAGA of Deinococcus aerolatus contains these proteins:
- the sufD gene encoding Fe-S cluster assembly protein SufD — protein: MTQLSEQLSQHSGPEWLTAKRKASFELFDTLEVPHSGVEAWKYTQVNVDFGQLHPHPKREVVSDISRLPASVQKRLKGTDVGAFLVLDGPDVVYRTELPAELTAKGVIFTDLKTAVEQHADKVQQYLYSVVPAEVPDDTTIAAPGTTPSKSPDPSEGKFSALAAALWTNGAFVYVPRGVEVDLPLGSFRVMSEAGTFTATRTLVVAEENAQVTFIDEQDSEELPGTYAIGAVELVVKDGARLRYVSIQNWGKGVTHIQRQRGQVGRDATLNSLVVTMGGTLSRTEMQSHLLGQGSNSEMLALYFANEDQHFDHYTLQHHAAANAYSDLLYKGVGDDQSVGVFSGMIKVDLGAQKTDAYQKHRTLMLSSEARNFSVPQLEINANDVRCSHGSTTGPVDEEQLFFLRSRGIRQELAEKMLVTAFLEDVLTRVPLKSVVGYIEGIIAEKVGAA
- the dusA gene encoding tRNA dihydrouridine(20/20a) synthase DusA; its protein translation is MPASPLPPHTLSVAPMMDWTDRHCRAFHRTLTRRTLLYTEMITTGAILHGDRDRHLSFGEAEHPVALQLGGSDAAALAECARIATGYGYDEINLNCGCPSDRVSSGSFGACLMASPDVVARAVEAMRGATTLPVTVKHRIGIDDLDRYEHLAHFVRTVAAAGCETMIVHARKAWLSGLSPRENREIPPLRHDVVRQLKADFPGLTIVLNGGLLTLEDAQNALAWADGAMIGRAAYHTPFLLAAADRDVFGEAVTPPTRREAIEAFLPHVAAELEGGQPLNRMMRHTLGLFAGQPGARHWKRTLSEQGHKPGAGLPVVREALAGVPNGVLDARPGTPEGQETQPVAG